Proteins encoded in a region of the Flavobacteriaceae bacterium HL-DH10 genome:
- a CDS encoding peptidylprolyl isomerase: MRIVLLLCCFFLFLNCEDKHSKSKKTIEITVTKADKKETSIDSTKTEEEPFKKLDSKNAMHFFQEYDKHHKENKVRITTDFGSIDILLFNETKYHRSNFIFLTKQKYFNDTQFYRVIDNFMVQAGNSDDKKTARKRSEIGKYLLPTDTKRGFKHDRGVISMPSSEIDNPHKLASPFEFFIVQQKGGSHFLDGDYTIFGKVIRGMDVIDKIAAVETDEADWPLHNIYIRNVEIIE, from the coding sequence ATGCGTATTGTATTGCTTTTATGTTGTTTCTTTTTATTTCTGAATTGTGAAGATAAACATTCTAAGTCTAAAAAAACGATTGAAATTACAGTAACAAAAGCTGACAAAAAAGAAACTTCTATAGATTCTACAAAAACTGAAGAAGAACCATTTAAAAAGTTAGATTCTAAAAATGCCATGCATTTTTTTCAAGAATACGACAAACATCATAAAGAGAACAAAGTACGTATTACAACTGATTTTGGGTCTATTGATATTCTATTATTTAATGAAACAAAATACCACCGTTCTAATTTCATTTTTTTAACCAAACAAAAGTATTTTAATGATACTCAGTTTTATAGAGTCATTGACAATTTTATGGTGCAGGCAGGAAATAGCGATGATAAAAAAACAGCAAGAAAACGATCTGAAATTGGAAAATACTTACTACCAACGGATACAAAACGAGGTTTTAAACATGATAGAGGTGTTATATCGATGCCTAGTAGTGAAATAGATAATCCGCATAAGTTAGCATCACCTTTTGAGTTTTTTATTGTACAACAAAAAGGTGGCTCCCATTTTTTAGATGGTGATTATACCATTTTTGGTAAAGTTATTCGTGGTATGGATGTGATTGATAAAATTGCTGCTGTTGAAACTGATGAAGCCGATTGGCCTTTACATAATATTTATATACGAAATGTAGAGATTATTGAGTGA
- a CDS encoding DUF4350 domain-containing protein — MKKALPIVFVIAALIVTAAIAIGIKNTKTVDWEESFNEKSNKPYGVSVFYKELSNLFKDQKIRTVYHQPASYLRANSEGGYGEHVAEGSFIIIGNSDYLTDESVDELLNFADNGNTVFISDYYFTQKIHDTLDVSVDYIENERDSISYLSLKHINIEAVKIDKNASDQYFSEYDSINHIVLGYSKIDYKHVNFIKVPFGKGSIYLHLEPKAFTNYNLLKEDRYKYVEGIISYLPENNIYFDSYTKIQTGYNGDVEKESNLSWFLEQLSFRWAWYTALIFGLLFMIFNAKRRQRIIKIIKPLQNTTIAFVKTISNLYFETQDHKNLIDKKITYFLEKIRSDFNIDTTILNDDFIQKLTSKTGKKKEDVKKLIDFINWLRTKNEFFEDNLIKLNRHIEAFYSK; from the coding sequence ATGAAAAAAGCACTGCCTATAGTTTTCGTTATTGCCGCTTTAATTGTTACAGCTGCCATTGCCATAGGTATTAAAAACACTAAAACGGTAGATTGGGAAGAATCTTTTAATGAAAAAAGTAACAAGCCTTATGGCGTAAGTGTTTTTTATAAAGAATTATCAAACCTTTTTAAAGATCAGAAAATTAGAACCGTTTACCACCAACCTGCTAGTTATTTAAGAGCAAATTCTGAAGGTGGTTATGGCGAACATGTTGCAGAAGGCAGTTTTATTATTATTGGGAATTCTGATTATTTAACAGACGAATCGGTTGATGAATTATTAAACTTTGCCGATAACGGTAATACTGTTTTTATATCAGATTATTACTTCACCCAAAAAATTCATGACACTCTAGATGTTAGTGTTGATTATATTGAAAATGAAAGAGATAGTATTTCATATTTATCACTAAAACATATTAATATTGAAGCTGTTAAAATTGATAAAAATGCTAGCGATCAATATTTTTCAGAATATGATTCTATAAATCATATCGTCTTAGGATATTCAAAAATTGATTACAAACACGTTAATTTTATTAAAGTTCCTTTTGGAAAAGGATCTATTTACTTGCATTTAGAACCCAAAGCCTTTACAAACTATAACCTTTTAAAAGAAGATAGATATAAATATGTTGAAGGTATTATATCGTATTTACCAGAAAATAATATCTATTTTGATTCATACACAAAAATACAAACAGGTTATAATGGTGATGTAGAAAAAGAATCAAATTTGAGTTGGTTTTTAGAACAACTCTCATTTAGATGGGCTTGGTATACAGCACTTATTTTTGGGCTACTATTCATGATTTTCAATGCTAAACGCAGGCAGCGTATTATTAAAATTATAAAACCATTACAAAACACAACAATAGCTTTTGTTAAAACAATATCGAATTTATATTTTGAAACTCAAGATCATAAAAACTTAATAGATAAAAAAATAACGTACTTTTTAGAAAAAATAAGAAGCGATTTTAATATCGATACCACAATCTTAAATGATGATTTCATTCAGAAATTAACATCTAAAACAGGAAAGAAAAAAGAAGACGTGAAAAAATTGATTGATTTTATAAATTGGTTACGAACTAAAAATGAGTTTTTTGAAGACAACTTAATAAAATTAAACAGACACATAGAAGCATTTTATTCAAAATAA
- a CDS encoding RDD family protein, translated as MSELQINTTQNVKIIFSAVGAGERLLAFIIDMAIKIGYMLVLSWTFGVFDNMDEWSQIGINTVLSFPVMFYTLVLESLLEGQTIGKKALNIRVVKIDGYQASFSDYVVRWFFRIVDIYIFGLGFFVILFNKKQQRLGDMAAGTAVIALKDKVTINHTILENLKSDYKPTYPNVIKLSDNDARIIKDTFTVARASRDFQTLIKLRKKLIEVVQIKEVKQKTDMEFIDVILKDYNYYTQDM; from the coding sequence ATGTCAGAGTTACAAATTAACACGACCCAAAATGTAAAAATAATATTCTCAGCTGTTGGAGCTGGCGAAAGATTATTGGCATTTATAATAGATATGGCTATAAAAATAGGGTATATGTTGGTTTTAAGTTGGACGTTTGGCGTATTTGATAATATGGACGAATGGTCGCAAATAGGTATTAATACCGTGTTAAGTTTTCCTGTTATGTTTTATACACTAGTATTAGAATCGTTATTAGAAGGACAAACCATTGGAAAAAAAGCACTAAATATAAGAGTAGTTAAAATAGATGGCTATCAAGCATCATTTTCAGATTATGTGGTACGCTGGTTTTTTCGAATTGTAGATATTTATATTTTCGGGTTGGGTTTCTTTGTTATTCTATTCAATAAAAAACAACAGCGATTAGGTGATATGGCTGCGGGTACAGCGGTTATTGCTTTAAAAGATAAAGTAACGATTAATCATACTATTTTAGAAAATTTAAAAAGTGATTATAAACCAACCTATCCTAATGTTATTAAGTTATCTGATAATGATGCTCGAATTATAAAAGACACATTTACAGTTGCAAGAGCATCCAGAGATTTTCAAACATTGATAAAATTAAGAAAGAAACTCATTGAAGTTGTTCAAATTAAAGAAGTCAAACAAAAAACGGATATGGAGTTTATTGATGTTATTTTAAAAGATTATAATTATTACACTCAAGACATGTAA
- a CDS encoding pentapeptide repeat-containing protein → MSALLIEDETFEKQDFKVNNLDKGEYEYCTFLNCNFSEGTLSGIRFLECEFINCNLSSTNITSTAFQDVKFKGCKLLGLKFERSNSFGFSVSFESCQLNYASFYKVVLKNTRFINSKLHNVDFTETDLSASSFNDCDLLQAVFENSNLEKTDFRKAINYSMHPEKNRIKGAKFSLDGVTGLLGVYGVEIE, encoded by the coding sequence ATGTCAGCACTCTTAATTGAAGATGAAACTTTCGAGAAACAAGATTTTAAAGTAAATAACCTTGATAAAGGCGAATATGAATATTGTACGTTTTTAAACTGTAATTTTTCTGAAGGAACTTTATCTGGTATCAGGTTTTTAGAGTGTGAGTTTATTAACTGTAATTTAAGTTCTACAAACATTACAAGTACTGCTTTTCAAGATGTAAAATTTAAGGGTTGTAAGCTTTTAGGTTTAAAGTTCGAGCGTTCTAATTCATTTGGGTTTTCTGTCAGCTTTGAAAGTTGTCAATTAAATTATGCTTCATTTTATAAAGTGGTTTTAAAAAATACACGTTTTATAAATTCTAAACTTCATAATGTCGATTTTACTGAAACTGACTTGTCCGCCTCGTCTTTTAATGATTGCGATTTGCTACAAGCCGTTTTTGAAAATTCTAATTTAGAAAAAACAGATTTCCGAAAAGCGATTAATTATAGCATGCATCCTGAAAAAAATAGGATAAAAGGCGCCAAGTTTTCTTTAGATGGTGTAACAGGATTGTTAGGTGTTTATGGAGTGGAAATAGAGTAG
- a CDS encoding stage II sporulation protein M: MREVSFIKQNKEKWLSFERAVFNNDFKDPDELASQYIHLINDLAYAQTYYPKSKVIVYLNQLAAKAFQKIYKTKREDSNRIIGFWKTEVPLICYEYRKFIYIAFIIFFAFTFIGVISAANDGEFVRSILGDNYVNMSLENIEAGDPVAVYKSGSNWGSFIGITINNLKVGIIAFVLGVFLGIGTLYIMFKNCIMLGSFQYFFYEKGVFWESVRGIWIHGSMEIFAIVIEAAAGLILGASILFPGTHSRYTSFKHGAKTGIKILISTFPFTFSAGFLEGFITRYSNIMPHWLSVSIILITLGIISYYYLIYPFKIQKEITRNTTLNLNII, from the coding sequence ATGAGAGAAGTTTCATTCATCAAACAAAATAAGGAAAAATGGTTAAGTTTTGAACGCGCTGTCTTTAATAATGACTTTAAAGATCCTGATGAACTAGCCTCACAATACATCCATTTGATTAACGATTTGGCTTATGCGCAAACCTATTACCCTAAAAGTAAGGTTATCGTATATCTTAATCAATTAGCTGCAAAAGCGTTTCAAAAAATATACAAAACAAAACGTGAAGACAGCAACAGAATTATTGGTTTCTGGAAAACCGAAGTCCCTTTAATTTGTTATGAATACCGAAAATTTATATACATCGCCTTTATCATCTTTTTTGCCTTCACTTTTATTGGCGTTATTTCTGCCGCTAATGATGGGGAGTTTGTACGTTCCATTTTAGGAGACAATTATGTAAACATGTCGTTAGAAAACATAGAAGCTGGGGACCCTGTAGCTGTTTATAAAAGTGGTAGTAATTGGGGAAGCTTTATTGGTATTACTATCAATAATTTAAAAGTTGGTATTATCGCTTTTGTTCTGGGTGTTTTTTTAGGCATAGGAACGCTTTACATTATGTTTAAAAACTGTATTATGCTTGGTTCGTTTCAATACTTCTTTTATGAGAAAGGCGTGTTTTGGGAAAGCGTTCGAGGTATTTGGATTCATGGTTCCATGGAAATATTTGCCATTGTTATTGAAGCTGCAGCAGGTTTAATTCTTGGAGCTAGTATTTTGTTTCCTGGAACACATTCTAGATATACATCTTTTAAACATGGTGCTAAAACAGGGATTAAAATTTTAATAAGCACCTTTCCGTTTACGTTTTCAGCAGGTTTTTTAGAAGGTTTTATTACCCGATATTCTAACATTATGCCGCATTGGCTATCGGTAAGTATTATTTTAATTACTCTAGGTATTATAAGCTATTATTATTTAATATATCCTTTTAAAATTCAGAAAGAAATTACCCGAAATACTACTTTAAACTTAAATATTATTTGA
- a CDS encoding ice-binding family protein, with amino-acid sequence MKITKFLAPLLLAFVILFTSCDNDNDNVNTPLSTVNETYPTNNTAGVSRNSVITATFSEPMDASTITTSSFIVKEGTTNVSGSVNYSGETATFTPTDNLSAGKIYTATITKAVKDLAGNAIAADMVWNFTTGGTLTTLNVVDLGASANYVILAKTAINNNSTSAIVGDLGLSPAATSYITGLALTNATGYATSAQITGKAFAADMADPTPTNLTTAVENMITAYNDAAGRPSPDYIEYATGNIGGKTLSPGLYKWTNSVTIPSSITISGTASDVWIFQIAGDLNISTGINITLAGGAQAKNIFWQVAGQATFGTTSHFEGIVLSMTGITLQTGATMKGRALAQTTVILDGSSVTQPQ; translated from the coding sequence ATGAAAATTACAAAATTTTTAGCCCCATTACTACTTGCATTTGTTATCTTATTCACTAGTTGTGACAATGATAATGATAATGTTAACACACCCCTTTCTACTGTCAATGAAACCTATCCGACCAACAATACGGCTGGTGTTTCACGTAACTCAGTCATCACAGCTACATTCAGCGAGCCTATGGATGCCTCAACAATTACAACTTCAAGTTTTATCGTGAAAGAGGGAACAACCAACGTTTCTGGTTCAGTTAACTATTCTGGAGAAACGGCAACCTTTACACCAACAGATAATTTGTCTGCTGGAAAAATCTACACGGCCACTATAACAAAAGCTGTAAAAGACCTTGCGGGCAATGCCATTGCAGCTGATATGGTTTGGAATTTCACAACTGGAGGCACTCTAACTACACTTAATGTAGTAGATCTTGGAGCCTCAGCAAATTATGTGATTTTGGCTAAAACGGCCATTAATAATAATTCGACTTCGGCCATTGTTGGTGATTTGGGATTAAGCCCTGCTGCAACATCTTATATTACTGGATTAGCATTAACCAATGCCACTGGATATGCAACATCGGCGCAAATTACAGGCAAAGCATTTGCCGCTGACATGGCTGATCCTACACCAACTAATTTAACTACAGCGGTTGAAAACATGATTACCGCTTACAACGATGCTGCAGGTCGTCCTTCCCCAGATTATATTGAATACGCAACAGGTAACATTGGTGGAAAAACATTATCTCCAGGTCTTTATAAATGGACCAATTCGGTTACCATACCTTCGTCAATTACCATTTCTGGTACAGCTAGTGATGTTTGGATATTCCAGATTGCAGGTGACCTTAACATAAGCACAGGTATTAATATTACATTAGCAGGAGGTGCGCAAGCTAAAAATATATTCTGGCAGGTAGCTGGTCAAGCAACTTTTGGAACAACCTCACATTTTGAAGGCATTGTACTTTCAATGACAGGAATCACATTACAAACAGGGGCTACCATGAAAGGAAGAGCACTTGCACAAACGACAGTAATACTTGACGGAAGTTCTGTTACGCAACCACAATAA
- a CDS encoding MoxR family ATPase — protein MDENKEPQNQPESTLKEDVVASIDSSALEDTNNLQFENRLDLSELQQSVQKIKDEVGKVIVGQKDMVDMLIASLLAKGHALIEGVPGVAKTVTAKLLAKSLSVGFSRIQFTPDLMPSDILGTSVFNLKDSEFEFKKGPIFSNMILIDEINRAPAKTQAALFEVMEEQQITIDGNQYKLNAPFIVLATQNPIEQEGTYRLPEAQLDRFLFKIDVDYPNLEEEIEIISREHLLKEKIKTDEIISFLTGDQVVNFQNLVSQVLVEQHLLKYIAELIVATRNNQFLYLGASPRASIAILKSSKAFAAMSGRDFVTPEDIKRAAIPVLHHRVIVTPEREMEGVTSKQIIKQIIETVEIPR, from the coding sequence ATGGACGAAAATAAAGAACCACAAAACCAGCCAGAATCAACACTAAAAGAAGATGTTGTAGCATCTATTGATAGTAGTGCATTGGAAGATACTAATAATTTACAATTTGAAAACAGATTGGATTTATCTGAACTCCAACAAAGTGTTCAAAAAATAAAAGACGAAGTTGGTAAAGTTATAGTGGGGCAAAAAGATATGGTCGACATGCTTATTGCATCGCTTTTAGCAAAAGGACACGCTTTAATAGAGGGCGTACCTGGAGTTGCAAAAACAGTGACAGCAAAATTATTGGCCAAGTCGTTAAGTGTTGGGTTTAGTCGTATTCAATTCACACCAGATTTAATGCCAAGTGATATATTAGGAACCTCGGTTTTTAATTTAAAAGATTCTGAATTCGAATTTAAAAAAGGTCCTATTTTCTCTAACATGATTCTAATTGACGAAATTAACCGAGCGCCAGCCAAAACACAAGCAGCTCTGTTTGAAGTTATGGAAGAACAGCAAATAACCATAGATGGTAACCAATACAAACTCAATGCTCCATTTATAGTATTAGCCACCCAAAACCCTATTGAACAAGAAGGAACTTACCGTTTACCAGAAGCACAATTAGACCGGTTTTTATTTAAAATAGATGTAGATTATCCAAATTTAGAAGAAGAAATTGAAATCATTTCTAGAGAACACCTTCTAAAAGAAAAAATAAAAACAGATGAAATCATATCCTTTTTAACAGGAGATCAAGTCGTTAATTTTCAAAACTTAGTAAGCCAAGTTTTAGTAGAACAGCATTTACTTAAATACATAGCAGAACTTATTGTAGCGACACGTAATAATCAGTTTTTATATTTAGGAGCATCGCCAAGAGCATCTATTGCCATTCTAAAATCTAGTAAAGCTTTTGCAGCCATGAGTGGACGCGATTTTGTAACGCCTGAAGATATAAAACGTGCAGCCATTCCTGTTTTACACCACAGAGTTATTGTAACGCCTGAACGGGAAATGGAAGGTGTAACAAGCAAGCAAATTATTAAACAAATTATTGAAACTGTTGAGATACCGAGGTAG
- a CDS encoding trimeric intracellular cation channel family protein, with translation MFYTIDILGTIAFAISGVLVAFNKKMDLFGVLIIAFVTAVGGGTLRDLLIGDTPVSWMKDITFTYVIIASAVFAIIFRSKINYLRTSLFLFDTIGIGLYTLVGIQKGISADLHPIICIALGTMTASFGGVIRDILCNEIPVIFRKEIYATACILGGVTYFLLIKLPIESNIVFIIAGIVVVVTRLLAVKFKIALPNIYKKEKQK, from the coding sequence ATGTTCTACACAATAGATATTTTAGGAACCATTGCTTTTGCTATTTCAGGTGTTTTAGTCGCCTTTAATAAAAAAATGGATTTGTTTGGTGTGCTAATAATAGCTTTTGTTACTGCTGTTGGAGGTGGTACTTTACGCGATTTACTTATTGGCGACACACCAGTTAGTTGGATGAAAGATATTACCTTTACTTATGTTATAATAGCTTCGGCAGTTTTTGCTATAATTTTTAGAAGTAAGATTAACTATTTAAGAACCTCACTATTTTTATTTGATACCATTGGTATTGGTTTGTATACTTTAGTGGGGATTCAAAAAGGAATAAGTGCCGATTTACACCCTATTATTTGTATTGCATTAGGAACGATGACGGCTAGTTTTGGTGGGGTAATTCGAGATATTCTTTGTAATGAAATTCCTGTAATTTTCAGAAAAGAAATTTATGCTACTGCCTGCATATTGGGAGGTGTTACTTATTTTCTATTAATAAAATTACCAATAGAAAGTAATATCGTATTTATAATAGCAGGCATTGTAGTGGTAGTAACCCGTTTATTAGCTGTTAAGTTTAAAATAGCTTTACCAAATATTTATAAAAAAGAAAAACAAAAATAA
- a CDS encoding lysophospholipid acyltransferase family protein — MGLFKENPFGHILFLKKWLIRIFGVLTHRRFRGFNELQIEGSDIIKNLPDTNVLFISNHQTYFADVVSMFHVFNASLSGRVDSIKNVGYIWNPKLNIYYVAAKETMKAGLLPKILAYMGSISIERTWRSEGQDVNRQVKMSDISSIGKALDDGWVITFPQGTTTPFKPIRKGTAHIIKRYKPIVVPIVIDGFRRSFDKKGLRIKKKNILQSFEIKAPLEIDYDNESTDDIIKKIEYAIEQHPSFLKVIPQKELAALEELNKKREW, encoded by the coding sequence ATGGGATTGTTTAAAGAAAATCCGTTTGGGCATATACTATTTTTAAAAAAATGGCTCATTAGAATTTTTGGTGTTTTAACACATAGGCGTTTTAGAGGCTTTAACGAATTACAAATAGAAGGCTCTGATATTATTAAAAATTTACCAGACACCAATGTGCTATTTATATCAAATCATCAAACCTATTTTGCCGATGTGGTATCTATGTTTCATGTGTTTAATGCCAGTTTAAGTGGTCGTGTAGATTCTATAAAAAATGTAGGATACATCTGGAATCCGAAACTGAATATTTATTATGTAGCTGCAAAAGAAACCATGAAAGCAGGTTTATTACCTAAAATTTTGGCTTATATGGGGTCGATTAGCATTGAACGAACTTGGAGATCAGAAGGTCAAGATGTCAATAGGCAAGTAAAAATGAGCGATATTTCTAGTATCGGCAAAGCTTTAGATGATGGCTGGGTTATAACATTTCCACAAGGAACAACCACACCATTTAAACCTATAAGAAAAGGAACTGCACATATTATTAAACGCTATAAACCTATTGTTGTACCTATTGTTATTGACGGATTTAGAAGATCTTTTGATAAAAAAGGCTTACGAATTAAAAAGAAAAATATCCTTCAATCTTTTGAAATTAAAGCGCCTTTAGAGATTGATTACGATAACGAATCTACCGATGATATCATAAAAAAAATAGAGTATGCCATAGAGCAACATCCATCGTTTTTAAAAGTTATTCCTCAAAAGGAACTTGCAGCCCTCGAAGAATTGAATAAAAAACGTGAATGGTAA
- the recQ gene encoding DNA helicase RecQ has protein sequence MPENAVKDQVFLNLKNYFGYDSFRVNQQDIVEAVLNKKDCLVIMPTGGGKSICFQLPALSFKGVTIVISPLIALMKDQVDGLNANGISASYFNSSQSSEEQHAIIENVIRAEIKLLYVAPESLAALQNILTEKYISCVAIDEAHCISSWGHDFRPSYQQLGFLKTTLPNTPFIALTATADKTTREDIVKQLRIDHAQIFISSFDRKNIGLEVRTANNRISQIVKFIKARPNQSGIIYCLSRKTTEQLSTKLKANSIPAEAYHAGLNFDKRSKVQESFIHDKTQIVCATVAFGMGIDKSNVRWVVHYNMPKNIEGYYQEIGRAGRDGLKSHALLFHSYADVIQLQNFASGASNEAVQIAKLDRMKQFSEATTCRRKILLSYFGELLGTNCGNCDVCKNPPQFFDGTIIAQKILSTVYHLKQQEAMGVIIDVLRGAQNATIISKGYQEVSTFGIGKDISWQHWQHFVIQLINQGFCEIAFHKHNALQLTDFSSKVLFKGAKVALTKPVAVTEVKPVVKEKKTRLKRTKTKAKARPAADNLFERLRLLRYKIALEEGIPAYLIFSDATLKEIERERPLSEDDFLSISGVGQRKLEVYGDEFMAEIMNFMGSKVKKPKKADTYTVTYELYKSGLSIEEIAVQRKLNTTTIYSHIAKLYSTGKKINLYDFVSKSDVEAVRKAKEALDAPKALRPYFDYFNESIDYFKIRLALSIIEKD, from the coding sequence ATGCCAGAAAATGCCGTTAAGGATCAAGTGTTCTTAAATTTAAAAAACTATTTTGGTTATGATAGTTTTAGAGTCAATCAGCAAGATATTGTTGAGGCTGTGCTAAACAAAAAAGACTGTTTGGTTATTATGCCAACTGGTGGAGGTAAATCTATTTGTTTTCAACTTCCAGCATTATCTTTTAAAGGCGTAACCATTGTAATATCTCCATTAATAGCCTTGATGAAGGATCAGGTGGATGGTTTAAATGCTAATGGTATTTCTGCATCTTATTTTAACAGTAGCCAAAGTAGCGAAGAGCAGCATGCTATAATAGAAAATGTTATTCGGGCAGAAATAAAATTGCTTTACGTTGCTCCGGAAAGCTTGGCAGCTTTACAAAATATTTTAACCGAAAAATATATAAGTTGTGTCGCAATAGATGAAGCGCATTGTATTTCGTCTTGGGGTCATGATTTTAGACCCTCGTATCAACAGCTTGGATTTTTAAAAACCACACTTCCAAATACGCCCTTTATTGCATTAACAGCAACGGCCGATAAAACAACTAGAGAAGATATTGTAAAACAATTGCGTATAGACCATGCTCAAATATTTATATCATCTTTCGATAGAAAAAATATAGGGTTAGAAGTTCGAACGGCTAATAATAGGATTTCTCAAATTGTTAAGTTTATAAAAGCCAGACCAAATCAATCGGGAATTATTTATTGCTTAAGCAGAAAAACCACAGAGCAATTATCTACGAAATTAAAAGCAAATAGTATTCCAGCCGAAGCCTATCATGCGGGTTTGAATTTTGATAAACGCTCTAAAGTTCAAGAATCGTTTATTCATGATAAAACCCAAATTGTTTGTGCAACGGTAGCGTTTGGTATGGGTATAGATAAGTCGAATGTGCGCTGGGTAGTGCATTATAATATGCCTAAAAATATTGAAGGATACTATCAGGAAATTGGACGTGCGGGTCGAGACGGATTAAAATCTCATGCCTTATTATTTCATAGTTATGCCGATGTTATTCAGTTACAGAATTTCGCAAGCGGAGCTTCTAATGAAGCGGTTCAAATTGCGAAATTAGATAGAATGAAACAATTTTCGGAAGCTACAACCTGTCGACGAAAAATTTTATTGAGTTATTTTGGTGAGTTGTTAGGCACAAACTGTGGGAATTGTGATGTTTGTAAAAATCCGCCTCAATTTTTTGATGGGACTATTATTGCTCAAAAAATTCTATCAACAGTATATCATTTAAAACAGCAGGAAGCTATGGGTGTCATTATCGATGTGCTTCGTGGGGCTCAAAATGCAACTATTATATCAAAAGGCTATCAAGAAGTTTCTACATTTGGGATAGGTAAAGATATTTCATGGCAACATTGGCAACATTTTGTTATTCAGCTTATAAATCAAGGCTTTTGTGAAATTGCATTTCATAAGCATAATGCATTACAACTCACCGATTTTTCTAGCAAAGTATTGTTTAAGGGCGCAAAAGTTGCACTAACAAAACCAGTTGCTGTTACCGAAGTTAAGCCTGTCGTTAAAGAGAAAAAGACGCGATTAAAACGTACAAAAACAAAAGCAAAAGCTAGACCAGCTGCTGATAATTTATTTGAGCGCCTCAGATTGTTACGATATAAAATTGCTTTAGAAGAAGGTATACCGGCATATTTGATTTTTAGTGATGCCACTTTAAAAGAAATTGAGCGCGAACGTCCATTAAGTGAAGATGATTTTTTAAGTATTAGTGGAGTAGGACAGCGTAAGTTAGAAGTTTATGGTGATGAGTTTATGGCTGAAATCATGAATTTTATGGGGTCTAAAGTTAAGAAACCTAAAAAAGCAGATACTTATACCGTTACTTACGAGCTTTATAAATCGGGTTTATCTATTGAAGAAATTGCGGTTCAGCGAAAATTAAATACAACCACAATATATTCGCATATAGCTAAATTGTATAGCACTGGAAAAAAAATAAATTTATACGATTTTGTTTCCAAAAGTGATGTGGAAGCTGTGCGGAAAGCAAAAGAGGCTTTAGATGCTCCAAAAGCATTGAGACCGTATTTTGACTATTTTAACGAAAGTATAGATTATTTTAAAATTCGTTTGGCATTGAGTATTATTGAAAAAGATTAG
- a CDS encoding CoA pyrophosphatase → MNFDEFLKSLSKIENIPLPAEASQFKMVPPYRQELLKQQEEAIKKAKKAGVLALFYPNETNKTHFVLILRKSYKGAHSAQIAFPGGKLEDDDASIEAAAVRETYEEVGVPVESIQVLRQLSQVYIPPSNFYVFPFIGICKEIPRFVKQEDEVEAIIEVSLNHFFDDKNVVTKRVKTSYSIETEVPAFKLNEHIVWGATAMMLSEIKDLLKQLL, encoded by the coding sequence ATGAATTTTGATGAATTTTTAAAATCGTTATCAAAAATAGAAAATATACCGCTTCCAGCCGAAGCATCTCAATTTAAAATGGTGCCTCCGTATCGGCAAGAGCTTTTAAAACAGCAAGAAGAAGCTATTAAAAAAGCAAAAAAAGCGGGAGTTTTAGCATTGTTTTATCCAAATGAAACCAATAAAACTCATTTTGTTTTAATTTTAAGAAAGTCTTATAAAGGGGCACATTCTGCTCAAATTGCCTTTCCAGGAGGTAAGTTAGAAGACGATGATGCCTCTATTGAAGCTGCTGCAGTTAGAGAAACTTATGAAGAGGTAGGTGTACCCGTTGAATCAATACAAGTACTACGTCAATTATCGCAAGTTTATATCCCACCAAGTAATTTTTATGTATTTCCTTTTATTGGTATTTGTAAAGAAATACCTCGATTTGTAAAGCAGGAAGATGAAGTTGAAGCGATTATAGAAGTATCTTTAAATCATTTTTTTGACGATAAAAATGTGGTGACTAAAAGAGTAAAAACTTCTTATAGTATTGAAACAGAGGTTCCTGCTTTTAAATTGAATGAGCATATAGTTTGGGGGGCAACGGCTATGATGTTAAGCGAAATTAAAGACTTGTTAAAACAATTACTCTAG